Within Citrus sinensis cultivar Valencia sweet orange chromosome 1, DVS_A1.0, whole genome shotgun sequence, the genomic segment TCATCAGGCAGTATGAACCGGCTATCCTCTTCACAACGTAGTGATTCGACAACAAACGGATTAATTTATGCATCTGAGGATATTGAAGATGGTGAAGTCATTGGTATCATCACCCTGGAAGATGTATTTGAAGAACTTTTGCAGGTGAAATAGAACTCCTTGGTATTCGacttcatttgtttatttgcttGCTGCCACCAGACtgtattttgatgattttcttGAATAATGCAGGAGGAGATTGTAGATGAAACAGATGAATATGTTGATGTACATAAAAGGTGGTACAGAAAACTTTACAGTTGTGATGTAGGATTATTGCAAAAACATATAATGAAGCTGGATGCTATTTAATTGTCTTTTGCAGAATCCGTGTGGCTGCAGCTGCAGCTGCTTCATCTGTGGCCAGGGCTCCATCAAGTCGCAGGTTAATTGGCCAGAAAGGAGCTGCTGTAAGTGGATATCCTGTATGACTTACTATTTTTCTCGATTATTCTGTGGACATGTAGTTTatcagggaaaaaaaaaaaaagagagagagagagagaaatatatGGCGAACATCTTCTGgtagaaagaataaaaattattaaacaaatttccTGAAATTAGGTTTCAATGGTTTTAGATTGCTCAGAAGTCAGAACTTTTAATCCAATATAATATGATGGCTCTGAGAGTGCATCTGGTGAAACAAATCAATGaactttatttctttaacaacctataaaaaaattttatcctgctaacaaaatttagttttaaaagAGTGTTGCCAAGTGTCCCTGCCCATTTTTTCTGAATGTAGCCATTTTCTAAGTTTCGTATTATTGTTCTACTGTCAAAAAAGGACTTAGAAATTAGTGGGTTCAATTAGTAGCATAAAATTACTCTAGTGATATATTTGGCCTAACAGTCACAATATTTCCCCCAAAATTTCCGCTTGTGAGTCGAGCTAAATGGTGCGGATTcttgttatttatattcttcaGAATCAGGGAGGTCAAAGTAAGCAAGGGCTACCTCCAAAGAAAGCTGCTGAGAGTGATTCAAGTTCAACAAGAGCAACTCCTAGTGACCCTCCCCTTGACAGCAAGTGATGAAGGGATGATGACAAGTCTAGAATTTGACTGCCATTTATCTGGGAAGTCATACCGAGAGAAGAATTTTGTTTAGGTACATAGAAAATGAACATTGAAGCCatgaaatgtaataaaaattttgaagtttaaTGAGTGGATAGTAAATCTGTTGCTTCTCAACAGAACTCTTTTCTGTATGGTTGATATGAACGAGTACAGAAAGTAAATGGTCGTTTTTGATTTGGAATTTGATATATGTAAAGATTATTCTTATGATCTGCACTTATTTGAGATTAACTGTACATGATGCCTCGTCTTTactggaaaagaaaattttaaaaagaaagatgtcTGGTGGAATTGTAGGGATGACCGGCGAAACAGATCGGATggaaaatatttgatatgtCGGGGCGGTGAAGAAAATGAGCTGTAATGGATAATGAACTGCATGTACCGATGGGTGGCCAGGAGGTGCTTGATATTAAGTTGAAAATTATGGCCATAAACAGATTGCCTTGATATGCGTTTCATTagcaaatattttcttttttcttgctGATTGTTGTCCAATATGAAAAAGCCAGTCCTGTGTGTGCCCGTGTGAGGGAAGGAGAGAGGTAACTGAATAGACAAAAAGTATCATAGAAACAAACTTCTCTTCTGTTTTTACATGAGAACGAGTATTGTTCTTTAAATTTATCCTAAATTACCCATTACAAAAACTGCTGCTAATTCCACCTTAACTGGGTTTTTCATAATGATCAAACTTGGTTGTGCAGATGCAACCTTACAGCACGAAGCTGCTTTTATATGCAATAGCTTTCTTAATGTACAAACAAAGGTCCGAACCTACGACTCGCCTCCAGGCTCACTCGTCCCAACGAAGAAGAATCACTGTACACCTCCATATGATGTAAAAACGCGTTCGCTGCTCCCGTACAAGCCTCGAACATCGTTGCCATGATCCAAGCTTCCGAATCCCCCTTGAAGTTGATTCTCTCGCCATCTTCAACTCACCGGAAGAGAAGACTAGGAGTGGTGTTCTACGTATCAGTTTGTAGCTTGAATTATGGAGAGTATATATAGTGGTCTCTGTGTAGCTAGCTGTTGGGGGATAGGGAGAGCTTAAGGAAACAAGGTTTATATAGAGAAGATTGTAGTAGTGGGTGACAATTGTAGCGGAAGATGAAGGCCccagagaataaaaaattgacaagACAGAGTCATCAGCGTGTCTCCCTGCCAAATCACCCTGGAAAATGACTTGCTATAACTTATCCTGATTCCAAGGCCCTTCCCTGTCTGTATATGGCTGTAAATTTGCCCCACACTCTGCAATCTATCACAAACTGATGCCCCCGAGTTCCGCAAGTGCTTGGATGGATTCGTTATGATGCTtcctttaatatatattaaagatTAGAAACGGAGAAGCTATTCGCAGACAATATTACCAGGGTATTTTGGTGCGCATTGACTTTGCATGGCATCATAATAAGCACTTTCAAACTTCAAAGCATCAAATTTATGTGAGGACCAGCAACAATTGTACAATTTTATACTCTTAATTTCTCTGGATGAGTCACCTTCTGAGGCTTTCAGATGTTAAACTGAATAATACGAAACGCAAATAGGCATGCATGCAAGCTTTGTATATACACGTCACATATGTAAGTGTGCAAATCAAGAATTCATGTTTACATATGCGTTCATTACATTCTGATATATAAACATTAAGAAACATCAGATAACAAAATTAGCTATGGTAATATAATACACGTTCAGAACATTGAGTGCTAATCATGAGAACCAagaattaaaaggaaaaaagccAAAAGAGTGGAGAAAGGAAGGCTCCATGAAAGTTGAAACTATATGTGACAGTTTTGAGCTTCTTGGTTTCAAGAGTACTTGTGCCAACAAAGAAGCATAGTGATGCAGACTCTCATGATATAGAGCTTCCCTCTCTGTTGCCTCACCATTCTCTTCCACTTTGCAAATCTCCTCGCCACTCTTCCCATTAATTCAATTGCTCCTTGATTTGCACTAAGCATATATAAAAACTACAATTACCAAGTAAAATCTGTTGAGGtctttatatatgtacattGGATCCACATGTATGTTGGAAGGCCTTGTCACAGGGTCCACTCCTGTATCTATTTGAACTTGCCGGCCACTGATTACtgtcaacttcaatttttGCAAAGCAGTTTCTAAGTTTCAAACAAGAGCCTTATCTT encodes:
- the LOC112499531 gene encoding small polypeptide DEVIL 21-like, encoding MLSANQGAIELMGRVARRFAKWKRMVRQQRGKLYIMRVCITMLLCWHKYS